From one Nonomuraea polychroma genomic stretch:
- a CDS encoding PP2C family protein-serine/threonine phosphatase encodes MRGEDGEPQAGPLRDRDAGPPGGPPEDRAGGSADGCTPGVVDEMLGGLLRANHLASLEDLPGLVAEYAGRAGLAHAMLYVADLQQQFLVPLPGQCDEVGKPLERIPIDTTVAGKAFRGVEPVQARTATAAAETSEPFSGDGPRRLWVPLLDGTDRIGVLGVIVPVADQAVLARVSRLAALVALLIESKRPFSDVYAQLLRTRPMALSAEVLWNLMPGATFANDRVVVSAALEPAYEVGGDAYDFALNGDVLRLAIFDAMGHDTSAGLTATIAMGCFRKHRREGADVLAAGEAIDEAIADHFIATRFATGILADLDTRTGRLIWANRGHPPPVVLRRGQPVATLDGVFGTPMGLSLGLPTELGRYQLEPGDRLLLYTDGVIEAQDPQGQLFGLERFIDFVIRRETDGVPAPETLRRLINTILDHQHGWLQDDATVLLVEWRAEQQHRLTP; translated from the coding sequence ATGCGGGGCGAGGACGGGGAGCCGCAGGCCGGCCCGCTGCGAGACCGGGACGCGGGACCGCCGGGCGGTCCGCCAGAAGACCGTGCCGGGGGGTCGGCGGACGGCTGCACGCCGGGCGTGGTCGACGAGATGCTCGGCGGGCTGCTACGCGCCAACCACCTGGCCTCGCTGGAAGACCTGCCCGGCCTGGTCGCCGAGTACGCCGGCCGCGCCGGGCTCGCGCACGCCATGCTGTACGTCGCGGACCTGCAGCAGCAGTTCCTCGTGCCGCTGCCGGGCCAGTGCGACGAGGTAGGCAAGCCGCTGGAGCGCATCCCCATCGACACCACCGTCGCAGGCAAGGCCTTCCGCGGCGTGGAGCCGGTCCAGGCCCGCACCGCCACCGCCGCGGCCGAGACCAGCGAGCCCTTCAGCGGGGACGGGCCCCGGCGGTTGTGGGTGCCGCTGCTGGACGGCACGGACCGGATCGGCGTACTAGGCGTGATCGTCCCCGTCGCCGACCAGGCCGTCCTGGCTCGGGTGAGCCGGCTGGCCGCCCTCGTCGCCCTGCTGATCGAGAGCAAGCGCCCCTTCAGCGACGTGTACGCCCAGCTCCTGCGGACCCGGCCGATGGCCCTGTCCGCCGAGGTGTTGTGGAACCTGATGCCCGGCGCGACGTTCGCCAACGACCGGGTCGTGGTCAGCGCCGCGCTGGAGCCGGCCTACGAGGTGGGCGGGGACGCCTACGACTTCGCGCTCAACGGCGACGTGCTGCGGCTGGCGATCTTCGACGCGATGGGACACGACACCTCGGCCGGCCTTACCGCCACCATCGCCATGGGCTGCTTCCGCAAACACCGCCGCGAGGGCGCCGACGTCCTGGCCGCCGGCGAGGCCATCGACGAGGCGATCGCGGACCACTTCATCGCCACCCGGTTCGCCACCGGCATCCTGGCCGACCTGGACACCCGCACCGGGCGGTTGATCTGGGCCAACCGAGGCCATCCTCCGCCGGTGGTGCTGCGCCGCGGCCAGCCGGTCGCCACGCTGGACGGCGTGTTCGGCACGCCGATGGGACTCAGCCTCGGGCTGCCCACCGAGCTCGGCCGTTACCAGCTGGAGCCGGGGGACCGGCTGCTGCTCTACACCGACGGCGTGATCGAGGCTCAGGACCCCCAAGGGCAGCTGTTCGGCCTGGAACGTTTCATCGACTTCGTCATCAGGCGCGAAACCGATGGCGTGCCGGCCCCCGAGACGCTGCGCCGGTTGATCAACACCATCCTCGACCACCAGCACGGCTGGCTCCAGGACGACGCGACCGTGCTCCTGGTGGAGTGGCGCGCCGAGCAGCAGCACCGGCTGACACCGTGA
- a CDS encoding carbohydrate ABC transporter permease, which translates to MTTTLAKDPAQAAARHAAPGQKRVTRRPNWVAGTASWIWLAIVIVPIYWIVITSFKAQSDYYAENPLAPPSNPTLANYQLVIESDFVRYFMNSVIVTVGAVVPAVAVSFMAAYAIVRSGRGRFLRYTNSMFLMGLAIPHQATIIPIYLIIIKLGLYDTPMALILPSIAFSIPLSVLVLSNFIRDVPKELFESMRLDGASELGTLWNLALPLTRPAVVTVTIYNALTIWNGFLLPLILTQSPEQRTLPLALWTFQGQYSVNVPAVLASVVLTTLPILVIYVVGRRQLLAGLTAGFGK; encoded by the coding sequence ATGACGACGACCCTCGCGAAGGACCCCGCCCAGGCCGCGGCGAGGCACGCCGCTCCCGGCCAGAAACGCGTGACCCGCCGCCCCAACTGGGTGGCCGGCACGGCGTCCTGGATCTGGCTGGCGATCGTGATCGTGCCGATCTACTGGATCGTCATCACCAGCTTCAAGGCCCAGAGCGACTACTACGCCGAGAACCCGCTCGCACCGCCGTCCAACCCCACGCTGGCCAACTACCAGCTGGTCATCGAGTCGGACTTCGTCCGCTATTTCATGAACAGCGTCATCGTCACGGTCGGCGCGGTCGTGCCTGCCGTCGCGGTGTCGTTCATGGCGGCGTACGCGATCGTCCGCAGCGGCAGAGGGCGGTTCCTGCGCTACACGAACTCGATGTTCCTCATGGGACTGGCCATCCCGCACCAGGCCACGATCATCCCGATCTACCTGATCATCATCAAGCTCGGCCTCTACGACACGCCCATGGCGCTGATCCTGCCGTCGATCGCGTTCTCGATCCCGCTGTCGGTGCTGGTGTTGTCGAACTTCATCAGGGACGTACCCAAGGAGCTGTTCGAGTCGATGCGACTGGACGGCGCCAGCGAGCTCGGCACGCTCTGGAACCTGGCCCTGCCCCTGACCAGACCGGCCGTGGTGACGGTGACCATCTACAACGCGCTGACGATCTGGAACGGCTTCCTGCTGCCGCTGATCCTCACGCAGAGCCCCGAGCAGCGCACGCTGCCGCTGGCACTGTGGACCTTCCAGGGCCAGTACAGCGTCAACGTGCCGGCCGTGCTCGCCTCCGTCGTGCTCACCACGCTCCCCATCCTGGTCATCTACGTGGTGGGCCGCCGCCAGCTCCTGGCCGGCCTGACCGCGGGGTTCGGCAAGTGA
- a CDS encoding ROK family protein, protein MPTGAHGQVPGAGALLAILRDGQARTRGELAELTGLSRSTVSQRLDGLMDHRWVVAGEGAISSGGRPATVFAFNGGARVVLSADLGATHARLAVLDLGLTVLAERAVEMPVDQGPERTLGCVVDTFHELLAATGRDPVQVCGVGVGLPGPVEHASGRPANPPIMPGWDGFAVPEWLGARLGAPVLVDNDVNIMALGEHWAARPEVDHLIFIKMGTGIGCGIITGRRLHRGAQGAAGDVGHVRVPASDAPCRCGNTGCLEAVAGGASMAAALRAAGVEARGGRDVVALMRAGDLRATRLVRQAGREVGAVMAAIVNFFNPSVIVIGGDLAEAGEQVLAGVRETIYSRSLPLATQHLSIRVSELGDRAGVIGAAVMVVEHVLSPETIDRIVTK, encoded by the coding sequence ATGCCAACTGGAGCACATGGTCAGGTTCCGGGGGCGGGCGCGCTGCTGGCCATCCTCAGGGACGGGCAGGCCCGTACCCGCGGGGAGCTCGCCGAGCTCACGGGACTGTCCAGGTCCACGGTGTCGCAGCGGCTGGACGGGCTGATGGACCACCGCTGGGTCGTGGCCGGCGAGGGCGCGATCTCCTCAGGGGGCCGGCCCGCCACGGTGTTCGCCTTCAACGGGGGAGCGCGGGTCGTGCTGTCGGCCGACCTCGGCGCCACGCATGCCCGCCTGGCCGTGCTCGACCTCGGCCTGACCGTGCTCGCGGAGCGGGCTGTGGAAATGCCCGTCGACCAGGGTCCCGAGCGCACGCTCGGCTGCGTCGTGGACACCTTCCACGAGCTGCTCGCCGCGACGGGCCGCGACCCGGTGCAGGTGTGCGGGGTGGGCGTCGGCCTGCCGGGGCCGGTCGAGCACGCCTCGGGACGGCCGGCGAACCCGCCGATCATGCCAGGCTGGGACGGCTTCGCCGTGCCGGAGTGGCTGGGCGCGCGGCTGGGCGCCCCTGTCCTCGTCGACAACGACGTGAACATCATGGCTCTCGGCGAGCACTGGGCCGCGCGACCGGAAGTCGATCACTTGATCTTCATCAAGATGGGCACCGGCATCGGCTGCGGCATCATCACCGGCCGCCGGCTGCACCGGGGCGCGCAGGGTGCGGCGGGAGACGTCGGCCACGTACGGGTGCCGGCCTCGGACGCGCCGTGCCGGTGCGGCAACACCGGCTGCCTGGAGGCGGTGGCCGGCGGCGCGTCCATGGCGGCGGCGCTGCGCGCCGCCGGGGTCGAGGCTCGGGGCGGCAGGGACGTGGTGGCGCTCATGCGGGCCGGCGACCTCAGGGCCACCCGGCTGGTCAGGCAGGCGGGCCGGGAGGTCGGCGCCGTCATGGCGGCGATCGTGAACTTCTTCAACCCGTCGGTCATCGTGATCGGCGGCGACCTCGCCGAGGCCGGGGAGCAGGTGCTCGCGGGCGTGCGGGAGACGATCTACAGCCGGTCGCTGCCCCTGGCCACGCAGCATCTCAGCATCAGGGTGAGCGAGCTGGGCGACCGCGCGGGCGTGATCGGCGCCGCGGTCATGGTGGTCGAGCATGTGCTCTCGCCCGAGACGATCGACCGGATCGTCACTAAATGA
- a CDS encoding LacI family DNA-binding transcriptional regulator: MPASPRRATLATVAASAGVSVATVSKVLNGRSDVAPATRTLVESLLREHDYVGLSPRRGESAVTDTVEVQFDDDFNAYSTEIIQGVVTAGAELGVGVVVSVRKKIDQPAVWARHLAAAGRRALISVTCHELTTRQLTALSRVQLPLVMIDPLNLPDASATSVGSTNFAGGLAATQHLLSLGHRRIAYIGGPTTAACNQARLHGYRAAMEAEGAPVLPGYTRFGQFRYQVGLEHGAAVLGLPEPPTAIFAGCDEMALGVMEAARARGLRIPEDLSIVGFDDTQIARMASPPLTTVRQPLREMGGVALRTALRLAAGEKVDSHHVELATELVVRGSTADVTCSEHA, encoded by the coding sequence ATGCCGGCCAGTCCCAGACGCGCCACGCTGGCCACCGTCGCGGCCTCGGCCGGCGTCTCGGTGGCGACCGTGTCCAAGGTGCTCAACGGCCGCAGCGACGTGGCGCCGGCGACCCGGACCCTGGTGGAGTCGCTGCTGCGGGAGCACGACTATGTCGGGCTGTCGCCGCGCCGGGGCGAGTCCGCCGTGACGGACACCGTCGAGGTGCAGTTCGACGACGACTTCAACGCCTACTCCACGGAGATCATCCAGGGCGTGGTCACGGCCGGGGCCGAGCTCGGCGTCGGGGTCGTCGTCAGCGTCAGGAAGAAGATCGACCAACCGGCCGTGTGGGCCCGCCATCTGGCCGCCGCCGGGCGCCGGGCGCTGATCTCCGTCACGTGCCACGAGCTCACCACGCGGCAGCTGACCGCTTTGTCGCGCGTTCAGCTGCCGCTGGTCATGATCGACCCGCTCAACCTGCCGGATGCCAGCGCGACCAGCGTCGGCTCGACCAACTTCGCCGGCGGGCTGGCCGCGACTCAGCACCTGCTCTCCCTCGGTCACCGGCGCATCGCCTATATCGGCGGGCCCACCACCGCCGCCTGCAACCAGGCGCGGCTGCACGGCTATCGCGCCGCCATGGAGGCCGAAGGGGCGCCCGTGCTGCCCGGCTACACGCGGTTCGGGCAGTTCCGCTACCAGGTCGGCCTGGAGCACGGCGCGGCCGTGCTCGGCCTGCCTGAGCCGCCGACGGCGATCTTCGCCGGCTGCGACGAGATGGCGCTCGGCGTCATGGAGGCCGCCAGGGCGCGGGGCCTGCGCATCCCCGAGGACCTCAGCATCGTGGGCTTCGACGACACCCAGATCGCCCGGATGGCCTCGCCGCCGCTGACCACCGTACGCCAGCCGCTGCGGGAGATGGGCGGCGTCGCCCTGCGCACCGCGCTGCGGCTGGCGGCCGGCGAGAAGGTCGACTCCCATCACGTCGAGCTGGCCACCGAGCTCGTCGTCCGCGGCTCCACGGCGGACGTGACCTGCTCGGAGCATGCCTGA
- a CDS encoding sugar phosphate isomerase/epimerase family protein: protein MSHLREHEEALGRRLGLNRRQLFAATTGVAAAAAVSLAQPARAATRQPLIPPGRRGIILYTVRDAISRDPASTTLPSGFRRVLETLADIGYKRVEFAGYRQHAGSEGGANLESVAGARLLRTWLDDNGLEAEGNHGFIPGSWPLSTADLDRFKQVLEIANILGLGHVGTGADPTNSPYKSDWDVAAEKWNELGRIAGEAGVKLYTHNHDAAYAFLLDSGPLDAQGRPTRSSGVRKLEYFFGISDPRFVHFEMDIFWAHVAQYKHRTFTAPDGSTQTNIFDPLATVRARELRFPLFHAKDGTSNPAVPNGYDMVPFGTGDIDYRRFFARLRHMGFHNPMYEQDNAPGADPAQSLRYAELSYANMAELRA from the coding sequence GTGAGCCACCTCCGTGAGCACGAAGAGGCGCTCGGCCGCCGCTTGGGACTCAACCGCCGCCAGTTGTTCGCGGCCACCACCGGCGTCGCCGCCGCGGCCGCCGTATCGCTGGCCCAGCCGGCGCGGGCCGCCACCCGGCAGCCGCTGATCCCGCCGGGCAGACGCGGCATCATCCTCTACACCGTCCGCGACGCGATCTCCCGCGACCCCGCGTCCACGACCCTGCCGTCCGGCTTCCGCCGGGTGCTGGAGACGCTCGCCGACATCGGCTACAAGCGGGTCGAGTTCGCCGGCTACCGCCAGCACGCAGGCTCCGAAGGCGGTGCGAACCTGGAGAGCGTCGCGGGCGCCAGGCTGCTGCGCACCTGGCTCGACGACAACGGGCTCGAGGCCGAGGGCAACCACGGGTTCATCCCCGGTTCGTGGCCGCTGAGCACCGCCGACCTCGACCGGTTCAAGCAGGTCCTGGAGATCGCCAACATCCTCGGTCTGGGGCACGTGGGCACCGGGGCCGACCCCACCAACAGCCCGTACAAGAGCGACTGGGACGTCGCGGCGGAGAAGTGGAACGAGCTCGGCCGGATCGCGGGCGAGGCCGGAGTCAAGCTCTACACCCACAACCACGACGCGGCGTACGCGTTCTTGCTGGACAGCGGCCCGCTCGACGCGCAGGGGCGGCCCACCCGGTCCTCCGGCGTGCGCAAACTGGAGTACTTCTTCGGGATCAGTGACCCCAGGTTCGTGCACTTCGAGATGGACATCTTCTGGGCGCACGTCGCCCAGTACAAACACCGCACCTTCACCGCGCCCGACGGATCGACGCAGACGAACATCTTCGACCCGCTCGCCACCGTGCGCGCACGGGAGCTGCGGTTTCCGCTGTTCCACGCCAAGGACGGCACGTCCAACCCGGCCGTGCCCAACGGGTACGACATGGTGCCGTTCGGCACCGGCGACATCGACTACCGCCGCTTCTTCGCCCGACTGCGGCACATGGGCTTCCACAACCCGATGTACGAGCAGGACAACGCACCCGGGGCCGACCCGGCCCAGTCCCTGCGGTACGCGGAGCTGAGCTACGCCAACATGGCCGAACTGCGCGCCTGA
- a CDS encoding carbohydrate ABC transporter permease, with protein sequence MTVPPIPARGKASLTAVPGGQGRGLAWLALPALLIFVAFGVIPLFGVFALSFTTWDGLGEIRPSGFDSWRAVLTDPGLPHALWVTFLVIALSWAVQTPASILLGTFLAGFQRYRAVLSVVYFIPLLLSSAAIAITYKALLDPNFGLGAGLGIPILVQDWLGEPVLAFSVVIFVVSWQFIPFHSLIYQGGVRQIPRSMYEAAEIDGAGRVRMFFSITLPQLKYTIITSSTLMVVGSLVFFDLIFVLTAGGPGDATRVLALEMYKRGFQANLMGPASAIAVILVLVGLALALLLRRLGGRDATHSQLEGA encoded by the coding sequence GTGACTGTTCCCCCGATCCCCGCCAGGGGGAAAGCGTCCCTGACCGCCGTGCCGGGCGGTCAGGGACGCGGCCTGGCCTGGCTGGCCCTGCCAGCGCTGCTGATCTTCGTCGCCTTCGGCGTGATCCCGCTCTTCGGGGTCTTCGCGCTCAGCTTCACCACCTGGGACGGGCTCGGCGAGATCCGCCCGTCCGGCTTCGACAGCTGGCGCGCCGTGCTCACCGATCCCGGGCTGCCGCACGCGCTGTGGGTGACGTTCCTGGTCATCGCCCTGTCGTGGGCGGTGCAGACGCCGGCGAGCATCCTGCTCGGCACGTTCCTGGCCGGCTTCCAGCGCTATCGCGCGGTGCTCTCGGTGGTGTACTTCATCCCGCTGCTGCTCAGCTCCGCCGCCATCGCGATCACGTACAAGGCGCTGCTCGACCCGAACTTCGGGCTCGGCGCCGGGCTGGGGATCCCGATCCTCGTGCAGGACTGGCTCGGCGAGCCCGTCCTCGCCTTCAGCGTCGTGATCTTCGTGGTGTCGTGGCAGTTCATCCCGTTCCACTCGCTGATCTACCAGGGCGGCGTGCGCCAGATCCCGCGCTCGATGTACGAGGCCGCCGAGATCGACGGCGCCGGCCGGGTCCGCATGTTCTTCAGCATCACCCTGCCCCAGCTCAAGTACACGATCATCACGTCCTCGACCCTCATGGTCGTGGGCTCGCTGGTCTTCTTCGACCTGATCTTCGTGCTCACCGCGGGCGGTCCCGGGGACGCCACCCGGGTGCTCGCGCTGGAGATGTACAAGAGGGGGTTCCAGGCCAACCTGATGGGCCCGGCGAGCGCGATCGCCGTGATCCTCGTCCTGGTGGGCCTGGCGCTGGCGCTGCTGCTGCGCCGGCTCGGCGGCCGGGACGCGACCCACAGCCAGCTGGAAGGGGCCTGA
- a CDS encoding extracellular solute-binding protein has product MEPRTTSRRTFLSLSMGLPLGAALAACGSSGPTQTGAGGGTGTTGTGGGAGKATYWYLTGQPNEGVRTRAVERFNKANPNAGLATTTFQNDAFKTKIKTAIGAGEAPTIIWGWGGGGLRSYVQAGQVDDLTSWFDQNAAYKDRLFPSSFGAATVDSKIYAVPVEAVTPIVLYYDKRAFEKVGAQPPQEWGDIMDLVKKFNAAGIAPFSLGGQSRWTNMMWLEFLFDRIGGPEIFQAVYDGEKDAWNNPAAIDALTKMQDLIKTNGFVKGFSSITADSNADQALLYTGKAAMMLHGGWTYGSMKEEGGDFVTGGNLGYMNFPPVSGGKGDPSNTVGNPAQYMSISSKATAEQKEIAKKFFLTEMNSDAQSKDWVGITQVPIVKGVDAQFGSGADAPWQKFVYDTASNAKSFQQSWDQALSPTAAEVLLDNIAKLFQMSISPQQFATNLNEVIGK; this is encoded by the coding sequence GTGGAGCCCAGGACAACCTCTCGCCGTACCTTCCTCAGCCTCTCCATGGGCCTTCCCCTTGGGGCCGCCCTGGCGGCCTGCGGCAGCTCTGGACCCACCCAAACGGGCGCCGGTGGCGGAACCGGCACCACCGGCACGGGTGGCGGCGCCGGCAAGGCGACCTACTGGTATCTCACCGGGCAGCCCAATGAAGGCGTGCGTACCCGCGCGGTCGAGCGTTTCAACAAGGCCAACCCGAACGCCGGGCTCGCGACGACGACGTTCCAGAACGACGCCTTCAAGACGAAGATCAAGACCGCGATCGGCGCGGGCGAGGCTCCCACCATCATCTGGGGCTGGGGCGGCGGCGGCCTGCGCAGCTACGTGCAGGCCGGCCAGGTCGACGACCTCACCTCGTGGTTCGACCAGAACGCGGCCTACAAGGACCGGCTGTTCCCGTCCTCCTTCGGCGCGGCCACGGTCGACAGCAAGATCTACGCGGTGCCGGTCGAGGCGGTGACGCCGATCGTTCTGTACTACGACAAGAGGGCCTTCGAGAAGGTCGGCGCGCAGCCCCCGCAGGAGTGGGGCGACATCATGGACCTCGTCAAGAAGTTCAACGCGGCCGGCATCGCGCCGTTCTCGCTCGGCGGGCAGTCGCGCTGGACGAACATGATGTGGCTGGAGTTCCTCTTCGACCGCATCGGCGGTCCCGAGATCTTCCAGGCGGTGTACGACGGCGAGAAGGACGCCTGGAACAACCCGGCCGCCATCGACGCCCTGACCAAGATGCAGGACCTCATCAAGACCAACGGCTTCGTCAAGGGCTTCTCCTCGATCACCGCCGACTCCAACGCCGACCAGGCGCTGCTCTACACCGGCAAGGCCGCGATGATGCTGCACGGCGGCTGGACGTACGGGTCGATGAAGGAGGAGGGCGGCGACTTCGTCACCGGCGGCAACCTCGGCTACATGAACTTCCCGCCGGTGTCGGGCGGCAAGGGCGACCCCAGCAACACCGTGGGCAACCCGGCCCAGTACATGTCGATCTCCTCCAAGGCGACGGCCGAGCAGAAGGAGATCGCCAAGAAGTTCTTCCTCACCGAGATGAACTCCGACGCGCAGTCCAAGGACTGGGTCGGCATCACCCAGGTGCCGATCGTCAAGGGCGTCGACGCGCAGTTCGGCTCCGGCGCGGACGCGCCGTGGCAGAAGTTCGTCTACGACACCGCCAGCAACGCCAAGTCCTTCCAGCAGTCCTGGGATCAGGCGCTCAGCCCGACCGCGGCCGAGGTCCTCCTGGACAACATCGCCAAGCTGTTCCAGATGTCGATCTCGCCGCAACAGTTCGCCACGAACCTCAACGAGGTCATCGGCAAGTGA
- a CDS encoding glycoside hydrolase family 3 N-terminal domain-containing protein yields the protein MTAVDRTPAVDGVLRPWQDPALAVPERVDALLQEMTLEEKVGQLGSRWIGNDMQHAPVDDAETMNVAPMQDVFAASGTVPFHEAIRHGLGHITRVHGSAPVTAQEGAAEVVRLQHEVIERSRFGIPAIVHEECLTGFTTYGATVYPAAIAWAATFDPGLVERMAAAIGRDMAAVGVHQGLSPVLDVVRDYRWGRVEETMGEDPYLVSMLAAAYVRGLESAGVIATLKHFAGYSASRAARNHGPVPMGRRELMDMILPPFETAIALGGARSVMNSYSDVDGVPAGADPWLLTEVLREQWGFTGTVVSDYWAVPFLATMHKIAADPEEAGVQALNAGIDVELPDTLGFGQHLVERVRKGEIPESLIDRAARRLLTQKVQLGLLDPGWTPEKSVAGAAAVDLDSPGNRELARELAERSIVLLDAGDVLPLRPGLRKIALVGPCADDPRTFMGCYAFPNHVLPRYPGLGLGIEAPSLLDALRAELPDAEIVHERGCDVQGGDRSGFAAAAAAAREADLCVVAVGDLAGLFGHGTSGEGCDADDLRLPGVQEDLLTELAATGTPVVVVVVSGRPYALGVAHDLAAGLVQAFMPGEEGGAAVAGVLSGRIQPSGKLPVQIPRGHGGQPGTYLQPPLGANSQGISNLDPTPLFPFGYGASYTTFEVDDLRISDTEVPTDGEFTVSVRVRNTGGRAGEEVVQLYLHDVVAQVTRPVRQLTGFARVPLEPGADARVSFRVHADRTAFTGRDLRRIVEPGDVEVLVGRSAADLPCQGAVRLTGTTRVVGHERRLFTPVSVEE from the coding sequence ATGACGGCTGTAGATCGGACGCCCGCGGTGGACGGTGTGCTTCGCCCGTGGCAGGACCCGGCACTCGCCGTCCCGGAGCGGGTCGACGCCCTCCTTCAGGAGATGACCCTGGAGGAGAAGGTCGGCCAGCTCGGCAGCCGGTGGATCGGCAACGACATGCAGCACGCGCCGGTGGATGACGCCGAGACGATGAACGTCGCGCCGATGCAGGACGTGTTCGCGGCCTCGGGGACGGTTCCCTTCCACGAGGCGATCCGCCACGGGCTCGGTCACATCACCCGGGTGCACGGCAGCGCTCCGGTGACGGCCCAGGAGGGCGCGGCCGAGGTGGTCAGGCTGCAGCATGAGGTCATCGAGCGGTCCAGGTTCGGCATCCCGGCCATCGTGCACGAGGAGTGCCTGACCGGGTTCACGACGTACGGGGCCACGGTCTATCCCGCGGCCATCGCGTGGGCGGCGACGTTCGACCCCGGCCTGGTGGAGCGGATGGCCGCCGCGATCGGGCGGGACATGGCGGCCGTGGGCGTGCACCAGGGACTGTCGCCGGTCCTGGACGTGGTGCGCGACTACCGGTGGGGGCGGGTCGAGGAGACGATGGGCGAGGACCCGTACCTCGTCTCGATGCTCGCCGCCGCCTACGTGCGCGGGCTGGAGAGCGCCGGGGTCATCGCCACGCTGAAGCACTTCGCCGGATACTCGGCCTCACGGGCTGCACGCAACCACGGCCCCGTCCCCATGGGGCGGCGCGAGCTGATGGACATGATCCTGCCGCCCTTCGAGACGGCCATCGCGCTCGGCGGGGCGCGGTCGGTGATGAACTCCTACTCCGACGTGGACGGCGTGCCGGCCGGGGCGGACCCCTGGCTGCTGACGGAGGTGCTGCGCGAGCAGTGGGGCTTCACCGGGACCGTCGTGTCGGACTACTGGGCGGTCCCGTTCCTGGCGACCATGCACAAGATCGCCGCTGACCCTGAAGAAGCCGGCGTGCAGGCGCTGAACGCGGGCATCGACGTCGAGCTGCCCGACACGCTCGGCTTCGGGCAGCACCTGGTCGAGCGGGTACGCAAGGGTGAGATCCCCGAGTCGCTGATCGACCGGGCGGCACGCCGCCTGCTCACCCAGAAGGTCCAGCTCGGCCTGCTCGACCCCGGCTGGACGCCGGAGAAGTCCGTGGCCGGGGCCGCCGCCGTGGACCTCGACTCGCCGGGCAACAGGGAGCTGGCGCGCGAGCTGGCCGAGCGGTCGATCGTGCTGCTCGACGCCGGTGACGTGCTGCCGCTCCGTCCGGGGCTCCGGAAGATCGCGCTTGTCGGCCCGTGCGCCGACGACCCCCGTACCTTCATGGGCTGCTACGCCTTCCCCAACCACGTGTTGCCCCGCTACCCCGGGCTCGGGCTCGGCATCGAGGCCCCCAGCCTGCTCGACGCGCTGCGCGCCGAGCTGCCGGACGCCGAGATCGTCCACGAGCGGGGCTGCGACGTGCAGGGCGGCGACCGCTCCGGCTTCGCCGCCGCGGCCGCCGCGGCCCGCGAGGCGGACCTGTGCGTGGTGGCCGTCGGCGACCTCGCCGGGTTGTTCGGGCACGGGACCTCGGGCGAGGGCTGCGACGCCGACGACCTGCGGCTGCCCGGGGTGCAGGAGGACCTGCTCACCGAGCTGGCCGCCACCGGCACGCCGGTCGTCGTGGTCGTCGTGTCCGGCCGCCCGTACGCGCTGGGCGTGGCGCACGACCTCGCCGCCGGGCTGGTGCAGGCGTTCATGCCGGGCGAAGAGGGCGGCGCCGCCGTCGCCGGCGTGTTGTCCGGCCGGATCCAGCCCTCCGGCAAGCTGCCCGTGCAGATCCCGCGCGGGCACGGCGGCCAGCCGGGCACCTATCTGCAGCCGCCGCTGGGCGCCAACAGCCAGGGCATCAGCAACCTCGACCCGACGCCGCTGTTCCCGTTCGGGTACGGCGCCTCCTACACCACGTTCGAGGTCGACGACCTGCGCATCAGCGACACCGAGGTGCCGACGGACGGTGAGTTCACGGTGAGCGTGCGGGTGCGCAACACCGGCGGGCGGGCAGGGGAGGAAGTCGTCCAGCTCTACCTGCACGACGTCGTCGCCCAGGTGACCCGGCCGGTCCGGCAGCTGACGGGGTTCGCGCGGGTCCCGCTGGAGCCGGGGGCCGATGCCCGCGTGAGCTTCCGCGTACACGCCGACCGGACGGCCTTCACCGGACGCGACCTGAGGCGCATCGTGGAGCCGGGGGACGTCGAGGTGCTCGTCGGCAGGTCGGCCGCCGACCTGCCGTGCCAGGGGGCCGTGCGCCTGACGGGGACGACGCGGGTCGTCGGCCACGAACGGCGCCTCTTCACCCCCGTATCGGTCGAGGAGTAG